The Vespula vulgaris chromosome 2, iyVesVulg1.1, whole genome shotgun sequence genome has a segment encoding these proteins:
- the LOC127072896 gene encoding sex-determining region Y protein-like has protein sequence MESHVFECIVQKDDTKLRDSRNVKTNVLSPISTKKEAIYLSNYPTYRGRSYVRNNNNNNNNSSNNNAMIEDRVLDSSRRETFVVTEDDKENFIGKQEDRSNNFSSTKQEILPTLLSFDEKNNEGNSLKRKIPRPANAFMLFANEWRKKLASENPRESNKDISVRLGILWKNISKDVKEKYFTLAREVDAEHKKKYPVD, from the exons ATGGAGAGTCATGTATTTGAATGTATCGTTCAAAAAG ACGATACGAAGCTACGTGATTCGAGAAACGTCAAAACAAACGTCCTATCACCGATctcgacgaagaaagaagcgaTTTACTTGAGTAACTATCCTACCTACCGTGGAAGAAGCTACGTAagaaataacaacaataacaacaacaacagtagCAACAACAACGCCATGATCGAAGATCGTGTTCTCGATTCGTCCCGAAGAGAAACATTCGTTGTTACCGAGGATGACAAAGAGAATTTTATTGGGAAACAAGAGGatcgttcgaataatttttcatctacGAAACAAGAGATATTACCAACATTGTTATCTTTCGACGAGAAGAATAACGAAGGCAATTCACTCAAACGAAAGATTCCACGGCCGGCTAATGCTTTCATGCTCTTTGCAAACGAATGGCGGAAGAAACTTGCCAGTGAAAATCCTCGAGAATCTAACAAGGACATCAGTGTCAG ACTTGGAATCCTTTGGAAGAATATCTCGAAAGATGTGAAGGAGAAGTACTTCACATTGGCACGAGAAGTCGACGCAGAACACAAGAAGAAATATCCTG TAGATTAG
- the LOC127072890 gene encoding dnaJ homolog subfamily B member 13-like isoform X2: MSCNCCTCDKLGLDYYGVLSLTKNSNDLDIKKAFRRLAISYHPKSKENNACFEVFNLIAEAYDVLSDPLKRAVYDQYGEEGLKRGVPGLNGFIEPYVYHGEPMRTYKEFFGTDNPYADILDYLTRPQLLFEFPEGRGIKKKEEPVINSLQLTLQEVFFGGTKKMKIQRYVFVDCNKIRTELKEEILSIPIKPGIPTGTKIIYPEMGDESPSKISADVIFIVEDRPHETFQRKDSDLYMIVDVFLREALTGTTVTVNTIDDRTFRVPITSIITPEYYKIVEGEGLPLPENPKEKGNLILNFNIEFPVYLSIINKDYVNKAFELPITSDAIENAEYLHRYGVQRYKMWNML, from the exons ATGTCCTGTAATTGCTGTACCTGTGACAAGCTTGGCCTAGATTATTATGGTGTATTATCATTGACCAAAAATTCTAATGATCTCGACATAAAAAAAGC ATTCAGACGATTGGCAATAAGTTATCATccgaaaagtaaagagaataATGCTTGCTTTGAAGTATTTAACTTGATAGCTGAAGCATACGATGTGCTTTCGGATCCATTGAAAAGGGCTGTATATGATCAGTATGGTGAGGAAGGTTTGAAACGTGGAGTTCCGGGTCTTAATGGATTTATCGAACCTTACGTTTATCATGGAGAACCTATGAGAACTTACAA aGAATTTTTTGGTACTGATAATCCTTATGCTGATATTCTGGATTATTTAACACGGCCACAGTTATTATTTGAATTCCCAGAAGGTcgtggaataaaaaaaaaggaggagccAGTGATAAATAGCTTACAGCTTACTTTGCAAGAG GTATTTTTTGgtggaacgaagaaaatgaaaattcaaagatATGTCTTCGttgattgtaataaaataagaacggAACTTAAAGAAGAGATTTTGTCAATACCTATAAAACCGGGTATACCAACaggaacaaaaattatttatccagAAATGGGTGATGAGAGTCCGAGCAAAATATCGG CGGATGTGATTTTTATTGTCGAGGATCGACCCCACGAGACGTTCCAAAGAAAAGACTCCGATTTGTACATGATTGTTGATGTGTTTCTGCGAGAAGCTCTTACGGGAACTACCGTTACTGTTAATACCATCGATGATAGAACTTTTCGAGTTCCGATAACTTCTATCATCAC ACCAGAATATTACAAGATTGTCGAAGGGGAAGGCTTACCTTTACCAGAAAATCCAAAGGAGAAGGGAAACctgatattaaatttcaatatcgAGTTTCCAGTTTATTtgtcgattattaataaagattaCGTCAACAAAGCCTTCGAATTACCGATTACCAGCGACGCTATAGAAAATGCCGAATATCTTCATCGCTATGGTGTTCAACGTTATAAAATGTGGAacatgttataa